The DNA window CATCGAGAAAGCCGACGTGAACCCGGCGAACCGGGTCACGATAGCGCTCCCGCAGAACCTCCAGATTCGCGGGAACATCGCCCCGCACATCCGCGATAAGCTGAGCGGGCAAGCCATCACCCAAGGGCAGGCGATTCCGTTCGGCTTCGGCCTGATGGGAATGGGCTCCGGCCAGTCGATTCCGCTCAAGGTCGCCGAAACCGACCCGGACGGAACCGTCGTCGTCACCGACGCCACCGAGATTCAGATCAGCGAACGCCCGGCCGAGGAGATTACGGCCGGTGGCGGTGCGGGCGGTCAAGCCCGACCGGACGTGACCTACGAGGACATCGGCGGTCTGGAGCGCGAACTCGAACAGGTTCGTGAGATGATAGAGCTCCCGATGCGCCACCCGGAGCTGTTCAGCCGCCTCGGCATCGACCCGCCGAAGGGCGTCCTGCTCCACGGCCCGCCGGGAACCGGGAAGACCCTGATGGCGAAGGCCGTCGCCAACGAGATCGACGCCTACTTCCAGACCATCTCCGGCCCGGAGATTATGTCGAAGTACTACGGCGAGTCGGAAGAGCAACTGCGGGAGGTGTTCGAGGAGGCCGAACAGAACTCCCCGGCCATCATCTTCATCGACGAACTCGACTCCATCGCACCCAAGCGCGAGGAAGCGGGCGGGGACGTGGAACGCCGCGTCGTCGCGCAACTGCTCTCGCTGATGGACGGTCTCGAAGAGCGCGGTGAGGTGACGGTCATCGCCGCGACGAACCGCGTCGATGCAGTGGACCCCGCGCTTCGTCGCGGTGGTCGCTTCGACCGCGAAATAGAGATCGGCGTGCCGGACCGCGAGGGGCGCCTCGAAATCCTGCAGGTTCACACCCGCGGGATGCCGCTCGCCGACGGCGTGGACTTGGAGGCGTACGCCGACAACACCCACGGCTTCGTCGGTGCCGACCTCGAATCGCTGGCCCGCGAATCCGCGATGAACGCGCTTCGGCGCGTCCGCCCCGAACTCGACCTCGATTCGGAAGAGATTCCGGCGGACGTACTGGAGTCGCTGAAGGTCACCGAAGCGGACTTCAAGGAGGCGCTGAAGGGTATCGAACCCTCCGCGCTCCGCGAGGTGTTCGTCGAAGTCCCCGACGTGACGTGGCAGGACGTCGGTGGCTTGGAGAACACCAAGGAACGCCTCCGCGAGACCATCCAGTGGCCGCTCGACTACCCCGAGGTGTTCCAAGCGCTCGACATGCAGGCCGCGAAAGGCGTCCTGATGTACGGGCCGCCGGGAACCGGGAAGACCCTGATGGCGAAGGCCGTCGCCAACGAGAGCGATAGCAACTTCATCTCGATCAAGGGCCCCGAACTGCTGTCGAAGTGGGTCGGTGAGTCCGAGAAAGGCGTCCGCGAAGTGTTCAGCAAGGCCCGCGAGAACGCCCCGACCGTGGTGTTCTTCGACGAGATCGACTCCATCGCCACGGAACGCGGCCGCGACGGCGGCGGTGGCACGCAGGTCAGCGAGCGCGTCGTCTCGCAACTGCTGACCGAACTCGACGGCCTCGAAGAACTCGAAGACGTCGTGGTTATCGCCACCTCGAACCGCCCCGACCTCATCGACTCGGCGCTCTTGCGTCCGGGACGGTTGGACCGCCACGTCCACGTGCCCGTGCCGGACGAGGAGGCGCGCCACGCCATCTTCGAGGTCCACACCCGCCACAAGCCGCTGGCCGACGACGTTGACCTCGAAGAACTCGCGGAGCAAACCGACGGCTACGTCGGTGCCGACATCGAAGCCGTCTGCCGCGAGGCCGCGATGGCCGCCAGCCGCGAGTTCATCGAGAGCGTCTCGCCGGACGATATC is part of the Haladaptatus paucihalophilus DX253 genome and encodes:
- a CDS encoding CDC48 family AAA ATPase, encoding MKLTVKPLKQKDAGRGLAAVDRRSMEELGVENGDYIVIEGHGQGRAVARVWPGYPEDEGRGIIRIDGKLRQEAGVGIDDKVGIEKADVNPANRVTIALPQNLQIRGNIAPHIRDKLSGQAITQGQAIPFGFGLMGMGSGQSIPLKVAETDPDGTVVVTDATEIQISERPAEEITAGGGAGGQARPDVTYEDIGGLERELEQVREMIELPMRHPELFSRLGIDPPKGVLLHGPPGTGKTLMAKAVANEIDAYFQTISGPEIMSKYYGESEEQLREVFEEAEQNSPAIIFIDELDSIAPKREEAGGDVERRVVAQLLSLMDGLEERGEVTVIAATNRVDAVDPALRRGGRFDREIEIGVPDREGRLEILQVHTRGMPLADGVDLEAYADNTHGFVGADLESLARESAMNALRRVRPELDLDSEEIPADVLESLKVTEADFKEALKGIEPSALREVFVEVPDVTWQDVGGLENTKERLRETIQWPLDYPEVFQALDMQAAKGVLMYGPPGTGKTLMAKAVANESDSNFISIKGPELLSKWVGESEKGVREVFSKARENAPTVVFFDEIDSIATERGRDGGGGTQVSERVVSQLLTELDGLEELEDVVVIATSNRPDLIDSALLRPGRLDRHVHVPVPDEEARHAIFEVHTRHKPLADDVDLEELAEQTDGYVGADIEAVCREAAMAASREFIESVSPDDIGESVGNVRITAEHFEDALGEVTPSVTEETRERYAEIEERFDTAEPETKEQLGRTFQ